In Danaus plexippus chromosome 17, MEX_DaPlex, whole genome shotgun sequence, one DNA window encodes the following:
- the LOC116771135 gene encoding uncharacterized protein LOC116771135 yields MEMEHFIETVRKYPCLWNTAAIEYRDQELKDAAWAEVMKDTDLSSVKEVKLKWKKLRDSYRDALKRQNDMLAKDPGNSTKKNYPWKYMGLMQFLQPHMSVRKKPAESPHYASPADQQQASSGGVGGSAGSQAHLHHSQMSHNAHNGDPRSSDDSDSEPESSPKRKSSERLTVIDRKLDYLCKAESKRRYTDAQYRERKREHPPAAPDPLDIFFNSMCQSTKRFPYPAQIKIKKTLFGAVIEAEEALLAEQQNYASLWARGAGTSSSSEADENEGPDGPEGPEGPDDDDQDRKPS; encoded by the exons atGGAGATGGAACACTTCATAGAGACGGTCCGCAAGTACCCCTGCCTGTGGAACACTGCGGCCATCGAGTACCGCGACCAGGAGCTCAAGGACGCCGCCTGGGCCGAAGTCATGAAGGACACCGACCTATCCTCGG TGAAAGAGGTCAAACTCAAATGGAAGAAACTCCGCGACAGTTACCGTGACGCCCTCAAGCGGCAGAACGACATGCTCGCTAAAGACCCCGGAAACTCCACCAAAAAGAACTATCCCTGGAAGTACATGGGCCTGATGCAGTTCCTGCAGCCCCACATGAGCGTCCGTAAGAAGCCGGCCGAATCCCCGCACTACGCGAGCCCCGCGGACCAGCAACAGGCCAGCTCAGGCGGCGTGGGCGGGTCTGCAGGCTCCCAGGCCCATCTCCACCACTCGCAGATGTCCCACAACGCACACAACGGAGACCCGCGATCCTCCGACGATTCCGACTCCGAGCCCGAGTCCTCCCCCAAGCGGAAGAGCAGCGAGCGTCTAACCGTCATCGACCGCAAGCTGGACTACCTCTGCAAGGCGGAGAGCAAGCGACGGTACACGGACGCTCAGTACAGGGAACGGAAGCGCGAGCACCCTCCCGCGGCGCCCGATCCGCTCGATATCTTCTTTAACAGCATGTGTCAGTCCACGAAGCGCTTCCCTTACCCTGCGCAGATCAAGATCAAGAAGACTCTGTTCGGAGCCGTGATCGAGGCGGAGGAGGCACTGCTAGCCGAGCAACAGAACTACGCCAGTCTGTGGGCGCGAGGAGCCGGCACCTCCTCCAGTAGCGAGGCCGATGAAAACGAGGGTCCGGACGGCCCAGAGGGTCCCGAGGGTCCCGATGACGACGACCAGGATCGCAAGCCCTCCTGA
- the LOC116771136 gene encoding uncharacterized protein LOC116771136 isoform X2 — protein sequence MEKEKRQRVSLSQMVCDEEPKAKGDVGRMVDCSQADDRRLIRLVRERRLLYARNNMPVASFYTQVKALWDEVAAAMGWTVADVRRKWSHIRNSYSRHLRNEMHGACTSKGRMVSRWYLADELEFLREHMATDISSPYSSYAPTMLEMDINESSNPESVDVKPFIHNPWFTLSAPHSPKPEPRAPPSLHTDDSSGSFAPDENSSYFQFFRGIHNDYQELPAKKQRVFKRKCLSLLHELLDGEENQRTSSYINDNSALNLSNSAQHDEAKEQKTQVEESFILPNN from the exons ATGGAGAAGGAGAAGAGGCAGAGGGTTTCGCTCTCGCAGATGGTGTGTGACGAGGAGCCCAAGGCGAAGGGCGACGTGGGCAGGATGGTGGACTGCAGCCAGGCGGATGACCGCCGGCTCATACGCCTCGTGAGGGAGCGGCGACTCCTGTACGCCAGGAACAACATGCCCGTCGCCAGCTTCTACACGCAGGTCAAGGCACTCTGGGACGAGGTCGCCGCCGCCATGGGATGGACCG TGGCGGACGTCCGTCGCAAGTGGTCTCACATCCGCAACTCCTACTCCCGTCATCTCCGTAATGAGATGCACGGGGCCTGCACCAGCAAGGGACGGATGGTCAGCCGCTGGTACCTGGCGGACGAGCTGGAGTTCCTCAGGGAACACATGGCCACTGACAT ATCGTCTCCGTACTCAAGCTACGCCCCGACCATGTTGGAGATGGACATCAACGAATCCTCTAACCCGGAGTCGGTGGACGTGAAGCCGTTCATCCACAATCCCTGGTTCACCCTGAGCGCCCCGCACTCGCCCAAGCCGGAGCCGCGAGCGCCTCCCTCCCTTCACACCGACGACAGCTCCGGCTCCTTCGCCCCCGACGAGAACTCCTCGTATTTCCAATTCTTCAGAGGCATCCATAACGATTACCAAGAGTTACCGGCCAAGAAACAGAGAGTGTTCAAACGGAAATGTCTCAGCCTGCTGCACGAACTGTTGGATGGCGAGGAGAACCAGCGGACGAGTTCGTACATTAACGACAACAGTGCGCTGAATCTGTCCAACTCAGCTCAGCACGACGAGGCCAAGGAGCAGAAGACGCAGGTCGAGGAGAGTTTTATACTTCCCAATAATTGA
- the LOC116771136 gene encoding uncharacterized protein LOC116771136 isoform X1 has translation MEKEKRQRVSLSQMVCDEEPKAKGDVGRMVDCSQADDRRLIRLVRERRLLYARNNMPVASFYTQVKALWDEVAAAMGWTVADVRRKWSHIRNSYSRHLRNEMHGACTSKGRMVSRWYLADELEFLREHMATDMRSSPYSSYAPTMLEMDINESSNPESVDVKPFIHNPWFTLSAPHSPKPEPRAPPSLHTDDSSGSFAPDENSSYFQFFRGIHNDYQELPAKKQRVFKRKCLSLLHELLDGEENQRTSSYINDNSALNLSNSAQHDEAKEQKTQVEESFILPNN, from the exons ATGGAGAAGGAGAAGAGGCAGAGGGTTTCGCTCTCGCAGATGGTGTGTGACGAGGAGCCCAAGGCGAAGGGCGACGTGGGCAGGATGGTGGACTGCAGCCAGGCGGATGACCGCCGGCTCATACGCCTCGTGAGGGAGCGGCGACTCCTGTACGCCAGGAACAACATGCCCGTCGCCAGCTTCTACACGCAGGTCAAGGCACTCTGGGACGAGGTCGCCGCCGCCATGGGATGGACCG TGGCGGACGTCCGTCGCAAGTGGTCTCACATCCGCAACTCCTACTCCCGTCATCTCCGTAATGAGATGCACGGGGCCTGCACCAGCAAGGGACGGATGGTCAGCCGCTGGTACCTGGCGGACGAGCTGGAGTTCCTCAGGGAACACATGGCCACTGACAT GAGATCGTCTCCGTACTCAAGCTACGCCCCGACCATGTTGGAGATGGACATCAACGAATCCTCTAACCCGGAGTCGGTGGACGTGAAGCCGTTCATCCACAATCCCTGGTTCACCCTGAGCGCCCCGCACTCGCCCAAGCCGGAGCCGCGAGCGCCTCCCTCCCTTCACACCGACGACAGCTCCGGCTCCTTCGCCCCCGACGAGAACTCCTCGTATTTCCAATTCTTCAGAGGCATCCATAACGATTACCAAGAGTTACCGGCCAAGAAACAGAGAGTGTTCAAACGGAAATGTCTCAGCCTGCTGCACGAACTGTTGGATGGCGAGGAGAACCAGCGGACGAGTTCGTACATTAACGACAACAGTGCGCTGAATCTGTCCAACTCAGCTCAGCACGACGAGGCCAAGGAGCAGAAGACGCAGGTCGAGGAGAGTTTTATACTTCCCAATAATTGA